The Streptomyces sp. NBC_01298 genome contains the following window.
CAGCGGCATCCCGCCCTCCAGGGCGAGGCGCTCGCAGTCCCCGTCGCGGGTGCGCAGCAGGGGGTCGATGTGGCCGGCCCGGACCAGTTGCAGCACCCCGGTCGACAGGTCTGCCTCGGCGTACGTGCAGGTGGCGAAGCGGTCGGTGTCCAGCTCGTGCAGGAAGACGGAGGCCCGGGCCATGACGGTGGCCGGCGAGTGCCCTTCGGCCGCGTAGGCGCGGAGCACGATCCGCAGCTGGCCCATGACCGCCGCCGCGTGGGTGTCGTGGCCCTGGACGTCCCCGATGACCGCGCCGACCCGGCCGCCGGGCAGCGGGATGACGTCGTACCAGTCGCCGCCGATGTCCTGGCCCATCTTGGCCGAGCGGTACCGCACGGCGATCTCGGCGCCGGGCACCGAGGGGATCCGGCGCGGCAGCATCGCCTGCTGGAGCCCTTCCGCCAGATCGTGCTCCTGTTCCAGCAGCATCGCCCGCTGGAGGCTCTGCGCGATGCTGCTGCCGAGCGCGACGAGGAGGTTGCGCTCCTCCTGGGAGAAGCCGTCCTTGTCCTGGTAGAGCAGGCCGATCGCGCCGATCGGGCGGGCCTGGGCGATCAGCGGAAGATAGGCGGCCGCCGAGATGTGCATCGAGGAGATCTTCGCCCAGAGCCCGGGGTACCCGGCGGCGAACTCGGCCGCGGAGTCCAGGAAGCGCGGCTGGAGCGAGCGGACCACCTCGCTCATCGGGTACGGCTCGTCGATGCGCGTGTAGCGGGTGCCGGGGACGAAGCTGCCGGCGGGGCCCTCGGCGACGAGGTGGATCCGGCCGGCCTCGACCAGTCCCATCACCATCCCCATGGACCCGAGCCGTTCCAGGCCGTGGGCATCGCCGAGGGCGTCGATGACGTCCTGGACGGTACGGGCGTGCGCGAGCGCGGCGGTGGTGGACTCGACCACGGACGTCTGGCGGCGCCGCTCCTCGTCCAGCCCGAGGCGTTCCGCCGAATGACTCAGTTCCTCGGTGGCGTCGCGGACGATGCCGATGATGCGGTACGGGCGGCCTTCCGGGCCGCGCATGACCCGGCCCTGGGTGTGCGTCCAGCGCAGCGTGCCGTCGTGGCAGCGGATGCGGAAGTAGGCGCCGTAGCTGTCCACCCCGCTCTTGAGGGCCGAGGAGACCAGTGCGTCGAGCCGGGCGCCCTCGGCGGGCGGGACGCGCGGCGAGAGGGACCCGGGCCTGCCGTCGTACTCCGCGGCGGTGGTGTCGAAGACCTCCAGGGCGGCCGAGTCCATGTGCATGAGACCGGTGACCAGGTCCCAGTCGAAACTGCCCATGCGGTTCAGCGAGAGCGAGCGGTCCGGGTGTGCGGGCCAGTCCTCCGGCAGCGATACGGCGATCGGCACCGGTCCACCATGACACACGGGCCGGTCAGGCGCTCTCCAGGTACTGGCCGTCGTACGGGGCCGAGGGCTGCTGCTCGGGGACGGAGTACGGGTCGGAGTACGGGTCGGCGTAGGGGTCCGCGTACGGGTCCGCGTACGGGTCGCTCGGCTGCGGCGACGCCCCGTCGGGGCCCACCAGGGTCCCGGGGTCGCCCGGGGTCTGCCCGGGCAGGTCGGAGGGGATGTCGCCCGGCTGGTCGGTGGCGGGCGGCGGGGCGGTGGGCGGGCCCGTGGGCACGCCGGACGAGGGCTGGTCGGGGGCCGTCGGGGTGTTCGGGCCGGTCGGGTCGCCGGGGGTGCTGGGAGCCGTCTGCGGGGGGCTCGGCGGGCAGTCGGGCACGTTCGGGGCGGCGCTGGCGCCGGGGCTCGGCGGGCCGGTGGGCGGCGGCTCGGTACGGGCGAGGCTGTTGCTGTCGGGGGTCCGGCACGGTTCGGCCGGCGAAGTGCCGGGCGGGGTGGCGGGCCCGGCGGGGATCCCGTCGGCCGGGTCGTACGGGGGCGGCGTCTGCGGGGCGCGGTCCTGGGCTCCGTCGTCGCCGGCCGTGCGCTCGATCCAGGTGTTGTCGGCGACGTTGACGATGACCAGGTTGTTGATCACCTGAATGGTGGGCTCGATGACCACGACCTGGGCGGGCTGGTAGCCGCTCCAGGGCTCCCCCTTGAGCACCGGTGCGCCCTTGGCGGCGCGCGGCGAGAGCAGCGGGTTGCCGCAGGCGCAGCGGACGCGGGGCATTCCGTGGTTGTCCACGAGGACGGCGGTGCCGGCCTGGAGCACGGACTGGAAGGCGTCCGGCTTGCCGCCGACGAAGCCGTGGTTGGTCACCCGGGTGTCGGCGCGCAGCACGACCGGGGTGAGGCCGCGCAGGAAGTCGGGGATCTGCTCCTGCGCCACCTGGGAGGCCTCGGCGAAGGCGCGGGCCTTGGCGTCGTCGGCGGTCAGGGACTGGACCTGCGCCTCCACGTCGCAGCTGCCGAGGCGCTGGGTTCCGCCGTACAGGCCGGGGGTGGCCGCGTTGACGGTACGGATGCCCTGGCCGGTCGCGTTGGGCAGCGGGGGCTGGACGGGGGCCGATTCGCCGGTGGCGGAGGAGGCGGTGAAGGGGTCCGGACCGGCCGAGGCCACGGGCTGGAGGTGGACGTCCTGGCTCTCGGCGGCGGGGCCCTTGGTCCGTCCCTCGTCGGCGGAGGCGCCGCAGGCCGCGGCGAGGAGTCCGAGGACGGTGAAGAGGGCCGCACGGGCCGGTGCGTGACGACGCGGCGCCTGACGAGGTGTCGGTGCGTGCACGTTGGATCTCCCTTTTCGCCCCGGTTGCTCCCTCTTGTCTGCCGTATGTACGAGGAGCCCGCAACCGGAGATCGCACATCCGACCCTGTCTTGAACATGTTCAAGACAGGGTCTAGGCTCACGATCGTGAGTTGAACGCGTTCAAGGCGTTCGTTCCGAGGAGGGGGATCCGCGGTGACCGTGCTGGTGAATCTGATCGTCACGCTGGGCATGCTCTACGTCGTCCCGGCCGGCCTGCGCCTGATCGATCCGGTCCGGTTCGCGCGGACGGCCCGGCTCTGGCCGCTGTTCGCGGCTCCCGGAGCGGTGTGCCTGTGGCTGCCCCGGGGAGCCCCGGCCACGGCCCTCGCCGCGGTCTACGCGGCGGCGACGCTGGCCCTGGCGGTACGGGGCCTGGCCCTGGCGGTACGGGGCCTGGCCCTGGCGGTACGGGGCCTGGCCTTGGCGGTACGGGCCGCGCCCGGGCGGGGCCCCGGACCCGGATCGGCACCCGGCCCCGGCACCGGACCCGGCCCCGGCCCCGCCGAGGTGGCCGTGCTCACCGCGCTCGTGGCGCCCTCGGTCGCCGGGACCGCCCTGGTCGCCGAACGCGCCGGGTACCGGCTCTTCGGCTTCGACCTCGACATCCTGGCCCTGACCGTGCCGCACTTTCACTTCGCCGGTTTCACCGCGGCCCTGGTCGCCGGGCTCGTGTGCCGGGCCTGCGCCGCCGGAGCCCTCGCCCGCTGGGCGGCGTACAGCGTCCCGGCCGGGACCGGGCTCGTGCTCCTCGGCTACTTCATCGACGACTGGGCCGAGCTGGTGGGCGCGGTGACGCTGACCGGCGGCATGTGGGCGGTGGCCCTGCTGACCTGGCGGGAGGTCCGCACCGGGGCCGGGGCCCGCGACCGGACCACCGGCGCGCTGCTCGCGGGCTCGGCGGCCGTTCTGGTGGCCACCATGCTGCTCGCCCTGTGGTGGGCGCTCGGCGAGGCCACCGGGATCGTGCACCCCACCCTGACCTGGATGGCCGCCACCCACGGCCTCGGCAACGCCCTCGGCTTCGGCCTGTGCTCGCTGCTCGCCTGGCGTCGCCTGACCGCCGGCCGGGCAGCCCCGACCGCTCCGGCCGGGCAGCCGGAACCACCTGAACTTCCCCGAGCGGCCGCCCCGGCCGCCCGGCCCGCCCGAACGGAGATTCCGGCATGACCCGCCTGACCAGCGAAGGCCGCAGCACCTTCAACTACCCCGACCGGGGCGCCACGGCCCGGCGGCCGCTGCCCGCCGGATACGACATCACCCACCACCGCACCCGGATCGGGCAGGGGCAGGCCGCTTTCGACGCCGCCGGGGCGGCCGTCACCACCTTCCGCGCGCACCGCGCCTCGGGCATGCTCGTCACGGCCGGAGGGTCCCCCGTCCGCCCCGGTGACCGGGCCGTGGTCGGGATCGGGATCGGCCCGCTGCGGATCGACGCCCCGTGCGAGGTGATCTGGACCGCGTACGAGCCCCGCCGGACCGGTTTCGCCTACGGCACGCTCGCCGGGCATCCCGAGTGCGGCGAGGAGTCCTTCGTGGTGGACATGGAGCCGGACGGCTCGGTGTGGTTCGAGGTGAACGCCTTCAGCCGCCCGGCAAGCTGGTACACCCGTCTCGCGGGCCCGGTCGTCCCCTTCTTGCAGCAGGCCTACGTCCGCCGGCTCGGGCGGTACGTGCGGCGCCTCGCCACGGGCGCCCGGCCCGCGCCGGCCGGATACTGGAGGCGATGGACTGGTTCACGGCGCCCGGATACTGGCTGGGGCGGCTGATCTTCCAGCGGGCCCTGGCCGGTGTCTACCTCCTCGCCTTCGCCGGGGCCGCCCTGCAGTTCCGGGCACTGATCGGGGCGCACGGCATGCTGCCCGTGCCGCACCACCTGCGGTACGTGCCCTTCCGCCGCGCCCCGAGCCTGTTCCACCTGCACTACTCCGACCGGTTCTTCGCCCTCTGCGCCTGGACCGGGGCCGCTCTGGCGGCGGCGCTCGCCGCGGGGGCCGGGGACGCGGTGCCCCTGGGCGCGGCCATGGCGATGTGGGCGCTGCTGTGGCTGCTGTACCTGTCGATCGTGAACGTGGGGCAGACCTGGTACTCCTTCGGCTGGGAGTCGCTGCTGCTGGAGGTCGGCTTCCTGGCCGTGTTCCTCGGCAACGCGCGGGCCGGGCCACCGGTGCTGGTGCTGTGGCTGCTGCGCTGGGTGGTCTTCCGGGTGGAGTTCGGCGCGGGGCTCATCAAGATGCGCGGCGACCCCTGCTGGCGCCGGCTCACCTGCCTGTACTTCCATCACGAGACGCAGCCGATGCCCGGCCCGCTGAGCTGGTTCTTCCACCACCTGCCGAAGCCGCTGCACCGGGTGGAGTGCGCCGCCAACCACGTGACCCAACTGCTGGTGCCCGTCCTGCTGTTCACTCCGCAGCCGGTGGCCTCGTACGCCGCCGCGGTCATCGTGGCGACCCAGCTGTGGCTGGTGGTCTCGGGGAACTTCGCCTGGCTGAACTGGATCACGATCACGGTGGCCCTGCCGGCCTTCGACTTCGGCACGCTCGCTGGCGCACCGCCGCCGGCCGCCTCCCGGCAGGGGCCGCTCTGGTATGTGGTGCTGGTGTGCGCGGCGACCGCGCTGGTGCTCGTACTGAGCCGGCACCCGGTGGCCAACATGGTTTCGCGCGGCCAGGTCATGAACCGGTCCTTCGACCCGCTCCACCTGGTGAACACCTACGGGGCGTTCGGCACCGTGGGCCGGATCCGCGAGGAGGTGGTGGTGGAGGGCACCGCGGACCGGCAGCCGCGGGAGGACGGCGCGTGGCGGGAGTACGGGTTCCGGGGCAAGCCGGGTGACGTGCGCCGGATCCCGCGCCAGTTCGCCCCGTACCACCTGCGCCTCGACTGGCTCATGTGGTTCGCGGCGCTCTCCCCCGGCTATGCCCGCGACTGGTTCGGGCCGTTCGTGGAGCGGCTCCTGGCCGGCGACCGGGACACCCTGAAGCTGCTCCGGCACAACCCCTTCCCGGACGCGCCGCCGCGGTACGTCCGGGCGCGGCTGTACCGCTACCGGTTCACGACCTGGCGGGAGCTGCGCGAGACCGGGGCGTGGTGGCACCGCACGCTGGTGCGCGAGTACCTGCCGCCGACCCGGCTCGCGGAGGCGGCCTGGTCGGAGCCCCGGCCGAAGCCTCGCTCAGAGCCCGAGTAGCGCGGACTCCTGCTCGGCGCTCATCCCCGGAGCCGGACGGTCGGGGCGCTGCGGGGCCACCCCGCCCAGCTCCTGGAGCCAGCTCCAGGTGTCGGCGACGGTCTCCTCGACCGGGCGGCACTTCAGGCCCGCCGCGAGCGCCTTGGTGACGTCAGCGCCGTACATGTGGTCGTGCATCTCGCCCTCGGGCATCCAGGCGGGCAGATCCGTCCAGGGCTGCACGCCCGCCTCCTCGATCCGGGCCGGATCGATCCAGCGGAGCTCGGCCCCGCCGCCGGTCGCCTTCGCGCAGGCCTCCAGGAGGCGGCCCATCGTGGCGTGGCCGGTCGGGGAGACCAGGTTGTAGGGACCGCCGTGCCCGGCTTCGGCGGCGTCCAGGGTCCAGTGCGCGAGATCGCGCACGTCCACGTACTGGAGCGGGAGCTCGCGCGGCCCGGGGGCGGGCAGCGGGCCGCCGCGCGCCGCACGGTTGAGCCACCAGGGCAGCCGGCCCACGTTCTCGTACGGGCCGAGGATGAGCCCGGCGCGGACCAGCAGGGCGCGGTCGCCGAAGGCGTCCACGGCGGCCATCTCGGCGCCGCGCTTGTCCTCGGCGTAGGCGACGGAGTCCGCGTCGGGCGAGCCGTCGACGAGCGGGCCGTCCTCGCCCGCGCCCGCCGGGGCGGGGTAGGAGTGCACCGAGCGGCTGGATATGTACGCGTACCGGCCGACCCGGCCGGCCAGCAGGCGGGCGCTGTCGCGGACGGCCGTGGGGGCGCCGCCCCAGGTGTCTACGACGAGGTCCCACTCCCCCTCGGCGAGGGCGTCCAGGCCTCCGGGGGCGGTGCGGTCCCCGTGCAGGGCCGTGGTCCCCGGCGGGGGCGCGTGGTGCCCGCGGTGGAAGACGGTGACGTCCCACCCGCGTCTCAGGGCGTCTTCGGTGATCGCGCGCCCGACGAATTCGGTTCCACCCAGCATCAGCAGCTTCATGCAGGTCAGCCTGCCCGGCACCGGGGGTGCGCGGAACCCTTGATCGCCCAGAGCGATGACGCCCACGGCGTACGCGCACCGGGAACTTCCGGGCGCCGTTCGGCATTGCGGCGACACGGGGCGGACAGCCGCCACAGGCCGCCGCCCGTCGTCCCGGGCCCTGACTCCGGGACGACGGGCGGACCGCGCCGTACGCGCCTGTCGGACCGCTCGCGGTCCGCGCCCGCGCGATTAGTCGATGCCGGGCAGGATGTGCGGCTCCGCGAGGTCGTCCTCGTAGCCGGCCAGGCGGATGGGAGCGGACCGGGCCCAGACCTCCAGGTTGCCGAGGGTCTCGGGGCGCTTGCTGCTCCGCGACCCCGTCCGTTCCCTGGTGGCCTGCTCCGTCGTCGTCAGTTCTGGTGTCACCGCGCACTCCTTTGTGTCGCGTAACCCGGCGGGCGAACCGCGCGCCGGTGCGGATTGAAAAGTGTTTCCGGACGCGGTGGCGCCTTGGTGGAGCGAGGGCCGGTGTGGGGCTCTCTTGGCGATCAGAGTACACATATGAGCGCACCCCCGCTCGATAGAATAGTAAAATCCACTCCGGAAAGCTTGTTTTCGCCACGAGTTCATCACCTCGCACGGCGGCGCGTCGCGTAGGACTGATCTGCTCGACGGCGCCATACGGGTGATACGCGGTCGGCGACGGAGGGAACGACAGTGGCGAAGTCCGAGGTGCCGGTGGTCGTCGGGAGCGTCGGGGAGCTGATGGAACTGCTGCGCGGGCACGGCGACGGGCATGGGCTGCGGGTCGCCGCGCTGCTGCGCCGTTCCCACCCCTCCGACAAGGAACTGCAGGTCGCGGGGCTACTGATCCACCACCCCGCGGAGGCGATCCGCCCCCTGCTGGGCGAGCGGGTGGCCCGGCTCGTACGGGACCACGGACCGGGGGCACCGGATCCCTGGGCCGACCCCGACACGGAGTCCCTCGGGGACGCGGCGGAGGCGGGCCGCTCCGCGGGCCTGGACGCGGGTGTGCTGGAGGACTGGCGCCCGGTCCTGGAACTGGTCGCGGCGGGGGCCTACGGCCGTACCGCCTGAACGGCGAGCGCCCCCGGCCCCTCTCGCGAGGAGAGGGACCGGGGGCGCTCGGATGAGTCGGGGTGGGCGGGCCTACCAGTTGGCGGGCGCGTAGTCCTTGAGGAAGACCCCGAACAGGTCCTCGCCGAGCTCGCCGCGGACGATCGGGTCGTAGACCCGGGCCGCGCCGTCGACCAGGTCGAGGGGGGCGTGGAAGCCCTCCTCGGCGAGGCGGAGCTTGTCGAAGTGCGGGCGCTCGTCCGTGATCCAGCCGGTGTCGACCGAGGTCATCAGGATCCGGTCGGTCTGGAACATCTCCTGGCCGCTCGTCCGGGTCACCATGTTCATCGCGGCCTTGGCGGCGTTGGTGTTCGGGTGCCCCGCGCCCTTGTAGCCGCGACTGAAGACGCCCTCCATCGCCGAGACGTTCACGACGTACGCCCGTCCACCCGCCGCCTTTCGGGCGGCCTCGGCCATGGCCGGCCTGAGCGCACTGATCAGGATGAACGGCGACGTGTAGTTGCACAGCTGGGTCTCGAGCAGCTCCACCGGGGAGATCTGGTCGATGGTCTGCACCCACGTGTTGCTGTCGACGACGTCGGGCAGCAGGCCGCCCGCGTCGATGGCGGTGCCGGCCAGGTGTCGCTCCAGGCTGGCATTGCCCGCGACCAGCGCGAGGTCGGCGACCTTCTGCGCCTCGAGCCCGCTCACGCCGATGGGCAGCGCCGCCAGACCGTCGACCGCGCCGGAGTTGAAGGCCCCGATGACGTGGTGGGCCGGGAGCTCGCCGGCCGGAAGCGGGGCGCTCTCCCCCTCGACCAGCGCCGCGTAGGCGCTGGGCAGGCGACGAACGGTCTGCGTCGCGTTGTTGATCAGGATGTCGAGCGGGCCGGCCGCGGCCACCTGCTCGGCGAGGGCCACCGACTGGGCCGGGTCGCGCAGGTCGATGCCGACGACCTCCAGCCGGTGCATCCAGTCCGCCGAGTCGTCCATCGCCTTGAAGCGGCGGATGGCGTCCTTGGGGAAACGGGTGGTGATCGTGGTGTGCGCGCCGTCGCGCAGCAGCCTCAGCGCGATGTACATGCCGATCTTGGCCCGGCCGCCGGTGAGCAGCGCGCGCTTGCCGGCGAGGTCGGCACGGGCTTCCCGCTTGGTCCGGTTCTCGACGGCGCAGCCCGGGCAGAGCTGGTGGTAGAAGTAGTCGACCTCGACGTAACGCGCCTTGCAGACGTAGCAGGAGCGCGGGCGCTGGAGGATTCCGGCGATCCGGCCGGTCTCCGTGACCGAGGAGGGCAGCAGGCCCTCGGTCTCGTCGTCGATGCGCTCGGCGGAGCCGGTCGCGGTCGCCTCGGTGACGGCCTTGTCGTTGGCGGTCTTGGCGGCGCGGCGGTCCTGGCGCCGGCGCTGCTTGACCGTCCGGTACAGACCGGCGGTGGCGCGGCGCACGGTGATCGCGTCCGGGTGGTCGACGTCGAGCTTGTCGAGCTCGTCGAGCACGCTGAGGCAGAGGGCCAGGCGGTCGGGGTCGATGCCCGGCCCGAAGGCGTGGCCCTGCTCCTGGCTGTCTTCGGTCACCGTCATACCCGCTGCGTTCCTTGATCAGTCGTCCGCGTCCGCCGGATGCGGAAGTCCCCAAAAGGGCTAGTGTACGGATCCCCCACGCGCGAAGACAAACGCACTCTCCCGCTCCCGGCTACTGCGTTCGGAGTACACCCAAGGGCGTACCCGTACCCGCCTTCAGGGGGAGGAATAGCTCTCCCGACTCGGGCATTGTGACTTTTATGAGCGCCCTAGCCTTTTCGGTCCTGCTGTGCCTGGTGTCCGCCGTGGCGTACGCGGCCGGGGCGATCGTCCAGGAGCGGGTCGCGGCCGCCTCCACCGGCCGGTCGTACGCGCCGGTGCGCCGGCCCGCCTGGTACGGCGCGATCGCGCTGAACGGCCTCGGGGCCCTGCTGCACGTGGTGGCGCTCGCCTACGGGCCGCTGAGCCTCGTGCAGCCGCTGGGCGCCCTCACCATCGTCTTCGCGCTCCCGATGGCGGCCGTGTTCGTACGCCGGCGGGCGGGAGCCGCCGCCTGGCGCGGGGCGGTCCTGGCGACGGCCGGGCTGGCCGGGCTGCTGGCCCTGACGGGCGGCGGCGGGCGGGCCGAGCAGTCCCTGTCGGGCGGGGAGCAGAGCCTGCTCCTGACCGCGACCGGGGCCCTGGTGTCCGTACTGTTCCTGGCCGCGCGCCGGGTGCGGCGGGTCACCGCCCACAGCGTGCTGCTGGCCACGGCCGCCGGAGCCGCCTTCGGGATGGCCTCGGTGTTCACGAAGTCGGTGGCCGAGAGCTTCGCACCGGACGCGCTGGTCACGCTGTGGCCGGAGCTGACCGCGATCGCCGCACTGGCCGCCGCCGGACTGCTGCTGTCGCAGGCGGCCTACCGCGGCGCCGGGCTGACGGCCCCGCTGGCCACCGTGACGGTGGCCAACCCGGTGGTCGCGGCGGCGGTCGGCATCGCGCTGTTCGACGAGGGCTTCCGCTACGGGGCGGCCGGCGTCGCCGCGGCGCTGGTGAGCGCGGCGGCGGCGGCGACCGGGCTCGTCCTGCTCACCGTCGCACCCCGGGAGGCGCGGGTGCCCGTACCGTCGGGACCCGCACCGTCGGGACCCGCTCCGGTCCCGGCTCCGTCGGTGGCCGGGACGCTGTCGGTGGCCGGGACGCCTCCAGTGGGCGGGACCCCGGCTTCAGCGGCCCCGGCTTCAGATGCTGACTCCGTGGGACCGCAGGTACCGCAGCGGGTCGATGTCGGAGCCGTAGCCGGGTCCCGTGCGCATCTCGAAGTGCAGGTGCGGCCCGGTCACGTTCCCCGTCGCCCCGGAACGGCCGATGCGCTGCCCGCCGGAGACCGCCGAGCCGGCTTTGACCGAGACCGCCGAGAGGTGCGCGTACTGGGAGTACCGGCCGTCGGTGTGCCGGATGACGACCTGGTATCCGTACGCACCGGCCCAGCCCGCTGAGACGATCTGCCCGCTGCTGACGGCCTTGACGGTGGTGCCGGTGGCCACCGGGAAGTCGATTCCGGTGTGGTAGCCGCTGGACCAGGACGAACCCGCGACGTGGTAGCCGGTGCCGAGGCCCGCGTCGACCGGGGCGCTGAAGGCTCCGGAGGGGGTCTGCGGCTTCTCCGCGGGCTTCTCGGCAGGCTTTTCGGCGGGCTTCGCCGGCTTCGAACCGGCCTGCTCCGCGGGCTTCGCCGGTGCCACGGGCTTCACCGGCTCGGCCGTGCGCGGCGGCTTCTGCGGATTCTGCGCGGGCGGCGCGGCCGTGACGCGCAGGGTGAGCCGCTGCCCGGGGAAGATCAGGTCCGGATCGCCGCCCACGACGGCCCGGTTGGTCGCGTACAGGGACTGCCAGCCGCCGTCGACGTGCTGCTCGGTGGCGATCGCCGACAGCGAGTCGCCGGGAGCGACGACGTAGGGGTTGGGCAGGACGGAACCCCCGGGCGGGCGGGGCGTCGCGGCTTGGGGAGCGGCCTTCGGAGTGGCCTTCGGCGCGGCCGGCGCCGCGACCTTCGGAGCCGTGGCCTTCCCCGGGCCCGTCACCTTGCCCTGGGCGCCGAGCGCGGGCGCCGGGCCGCTGCGGCTCAGTCCGGCCTGCTTCCCGCAGACCGGCCAGGCCTGTGGCCCCTGACCCTTCAGCACCTTCTCCGCGACGGCGATCTGCTGTGCCTTGGTGGCCAGATCGGCGCGGGCGGCGTACGCGGTTCCGCCGAAGGCGCGCCAGGTGCTCTGGCTGAACTGCAGTCCGCCGTAGTAGCCGTTGCCGGTGTTGATGTGCCAGTTGCTCGTGGACTCGCAGGCGGCGACCTTGCTCCACGTGTCCAGCGATGCGGCGTGCCCCGTGCCGGCTCCGATCAGGGGCAGCGCTATCCCGGCTCCGCCGGCGGTGACGACGAGCGAAGCACGGTTGATGCTGCTCGGCTGATACCGGCGGTGCCGGCCCCGTACACCCATGGGAGCCCCCATCGAAGACATCAGGAACCTCGCAACCTAACGCCACGACCGGGGCATGACAAGGCGCACAACACAACGCGCTCGAAGGGAAGTTGATTTAACGCCGAATGTAAGACGCCGGTAAGGATCACCGTCGGGGTAGCGTCGGTGTTCCTGCATTCCTCCGCACATCGAATGCACTGTCGACGCACTCAGGAGCGCACGCACATGACCAGCAGCACGGCCCAGATCGGCGTCACCGGACTCGCGGTGATGGGCAGCAACCTCGCCCGCAACTTCGCCCGCAACGGGTTCACCGTCGCCGTCCACAACCGCACCACCGCCAAGACCACGGCGCTCGTGGAGGAGTTCGGCCACGAGGGCTCCTTCGTGGCCGCCGGGAGCGCGAAGGAGTTCGTGGACGCGCTGGAGCGCCCGCGCCGTCTCATCATCATGGTGAAGGCCGGCGAGCCGACCGACGCGGTGATCCGCGAGTTCGCCCCGCTGCTGGAGCCGGGCGACGTGATCATCGATGGCGGGAACGCCCACTTCGAGGACACCCGCCGCCGCGAGAAGGAGCTGCGCGAGCAGGGCCTGCACTTCGTGGGCGTCGGGATCTCGGGTGGTGAGGAGGGCGCGCTGCTCGGCCCGAGCATCATGCCCGGCGGATCGGAGGAGTCCTGGGCCTCGCTCGGCCCGATGCTGGAGAAGATCTCCGCCAAGGCCGCCGACGGCACGCCCTGCACCTCGCACGTGGGCCCCGACGGCGCCGGGCACTTCGTGAAGATGGTGCACAACGGCATCGAGTACGCCGACATGCAGCTGATCGCGGAGGCCTACCACCTGCTGCGCGAGGTGGCCGGGTACTCCCCCGCGAAGATCGCCGAGACCTTCCGCGCCTGG
Protein-coding sequences here:
- a CDS encoding DUF6777 domain-containing protein, which encodes MHAPTPRQAPRRHAPARAALFTVLGLLAAACGASADEGRTKGPAAESQDVHLQPVASAGPDPFTASSATGESAPVQPPLPNATGQGIRTVNAATPGLYGGTQRLGSCDVEAQVQSLTADDAKARAFAEASQVAQEQIPDFLRGLTPVVLRADTRVTNHGFVGGKPDAFQSVLQAGTAVLVDNHGMPRVRCACGNPLLSPRAAKGAPVLKGEPWSGYQPAQVVVIEPTIQVINNLVIVNVADNTWIERTAGDDGAQDRAPQTPPPYDPADGIPAGPATPPGTSPAEPCRTPDSNSLARTEPPPTGPPSPGASAAPNVPDCPPSPPQTAPSTPGDPTGPNTPTAPDQPSSGVPTGPPTAPPPATDQPGDIPSDLPGQTPGDPGTLVGPDGASPQPSDPYADPYADPYADPYSDPYSVPEQQPSAPYDGQYLESA
- a CDS encoding YndJ family protein, which translates into the protein MTVLVNLIVTLGMLYVVPAGLRLIDPVRFARTARLWPLFAAPGAVCLWLPRGAPATALAAVYAAATLALAVRGLALAVRGLALAVRGLALAVRAAPGRGPGPGSAPGPGTGPGPGPAEVAVLTALVAPSVAGTALVAERAGYRLFGFDLDILALTVPHFHFAGFTAALVAGLVCRACAAGALARWAAYSVPAGTGLVLLGYFIDDWAELVGAVTLTGGMWAVALLTWREVRTGAGARDRTTGALLAGSAAVLVATMLLALWWALGEATGIVHPTLTWMAATHGLGNALGFGLCSLLAWRRLTAGRAAPTAPAGQPEPPELPRAAAPAARPARTEIPA
- a CDS encoding DUF1990 family protein → MTRLTSEGRSTFNYPDRGATARRPLPAGYDITHHRTRIGQGQAAFDAAGAAVTTFRAHRASGMLVTAGGSPVRPGDRAVVGIGIGPLRIDAPCEVIWTAYEPRRTGFAYGTLAGHPECGEESFVVDMEPDGSVWFEVNAFSRPASWYTRLAGPVVPFLQQAYVRRLGRYVRRLATGARPAPAGYWRRWTGSRRPDTGWGG
- a CDS encoding SpoIIE family protein phosphatase; amino-acid sequence: MCHGGPVPIAVSLPEDWPAHPDRSLSLNRMGSFDWDLVTGLMHMDSAALEVFDTTAAEYDGRPGSLSPRVPPAEGARLDALVSSALKSGVDSYGAYFRIRCHDGTLRWTHTQGRVMRGPEGRPYRIIGIVRDATEELSHSAERLGLDEERRRQTSVVESTTAALAHARTVQDVIDALGDAHGLERLGSMGMVMGLVEAGRIHLVAEGPAGSFVPGTRYTRIDEPYPMSEVVRSLQPRFLDSAAEFAAGYPGLWAKISSMHISAAAYLPLIAQARPIGAIGLLYQDKDGFSQEERNLLVALGSSIAQSLQRAMLLEQEHDLAEGLQQAMLPRRIPSVPGAEIAVRYRSAKMGQDIGGDWYDVIPLPGGRVGAVIGDVQGHDTHAAAVMGQLRIVLRAYAAEGHSPATVMARASVFLHELDTDRFATCTYAEADLSTGVLQLVRAGHIDPLLRTRDGDCERLALEGGMPLGLSAEFGLLEYPVTTVELGPGETLLLCTDGLVEQPGADLDDGVRLLTSLVRTGPSDLALLADRLCEVVDDRGGADDMALLLLRREAEEVQQAGGRLQQHVAPGDPEALVSARHMIGAAVRAWGARDRADEIELIADELIVNALMHTDGPAIVTLRVLTGPERRLRVEVEDRSSALPRRREAGDSGVSGRGLMLVDRLADVWGVESRGNGKCVWCEFTMP
- a CDS encoding lipase maturation factor family protein, which produces MDWFTAPGYWLGRLIFQRALAGVYLLAFAGAALQFRALIGAHGMLPVPHHLRYVPFRRAPSLFHLHYSDRFFALCAWTGAALAAALAAGAGDAVPLGAAMAMWALLWLLYLSIVNVGQTWYSFGWESLLLEVGFLAVFLGNARAGPPVLVLWLLRWVVFRVEFGAGLIKMRGDPCWRRLTCLYFHHETQPMPGPLSWFFHHLPKPLHRVECAANHVTQLLVPVLLFTPQPVASYAAAVIVATQLWLVVSGNFAWLNWITITVALPAFDFGTLAGAPPPAASRQGPLWYVVLVCAATALVLVLSRHPVANMVSRGQVMNRSFDPLHLVNTYGAFGTVGRIREEVVVEGTADRQPREDGAWREYGFRGKPGDVRRIPRQFAPYHLRLDWLMWFAALSPGYARDWFGPFVERLLAGDRDTLKLLRHNPFPDAPPRYVRARLYRYRFTTWRELRETGAWWHRTLVREYLPPTRLAEAAWSEPRPKPRSEPE
- a CDS encoding NAD-dependent epimerase/dehydratase family protein; protein product: MKLLMLGGTEFVGRAITEDALRRGWDVTVFHRGHHAPPPGTTALHGDRTAPGGLDALAEGEWDLVVDTWGGAPTAVRDSARLLAGRVGRYAYISSRSVHSYPAPAGAGEDGPLVDGSPDADSVAYAEDKRGAEMAAVDAFGDRALLVRAGLILGPYENVGRLPWWLNRAARGGPLPAPGPRELPLQYVDVRDLAHWTLDAAEAGHGGPYNLVSPTGHATMGRLLEACAKATGGGAELRWIDPARIEEAGVQPWTDLPAWMPEGEMHDHMYGADVTKALAAGLKCRPVEETVADTWSWLQELGGVAPQRPDRPAPGMSAEQESALLGL